The following are encoded in a window of Pseudomonas multiresinivorans genomic DNA:
- a CDS encoding uroporphyrinogen-III synthase, with product MSRWRLLLTRPEEDCAALAATLAEHGIHGDCMPLLAITPREETPVERSLILDLDRYCAVIVVSKPAARLGLERLDRYWPQPPLTQRWFTVGAATAAILEDYGLDVVCPQDGDDSEALLALPAFEQALQVHDPKVLIMRGESGREFLAERLRGQGVAVDYLELYRREMPCYPEGELLRRIQRERLNAIAVSSGQGLEHLQLLAAQDWPQVSAMPLFVPSPRVAEQAREMGALQVIDCRGASPAALMEALRSAD from the coding sequence GTGAGCCGCTGGCGGCTGCTGCTGACCCGTCCCGAAGAGGATTGCGCGGCGCTCGCCGCCACCCTCGCCGAGCACGGTATCCACGGCGACTGCATGCCCTTGCTGGCGATCACGCCCCGCGAAGAGACTCCCGTCGAACGCAGCCTGATCCTTGACCTGGACCGCTACTGCGCGGTTATCGTGGTCAGCAAGCCCGCGGCGCGCCTGGGCCTGGAGCGGCTCGACCGCTACTGGCCACAACCGCCGCTGACCCAGCGCTGGTTTACCGTCGGCGCCGCTACGGCGGCTATCCTCGAAGACTACGGCCTGGATGTGGTCTGCCCGCAGGACGGCGACGACAGTGAAGCGCTGCTGGCACTGCCAGCGTTCGAGCAGGCCCTGCAGGTGCATGATCCGAAGGTATTGATCATGCGCGGTGAGAGTGGCCGAGAATTCCTTGCCGAGCGCCTGCGCGGCCAAGGCGTGGCGGTGGACTATCTGGAACTCTACCGGCGCGAAATGCCGTGCTACCCCGAAGGCGAATTGCTGCGGCGAATTCAGCGGGAGCGTTTGAATGCCATCGCGGTCAGTAGTGGGCAGGGGCTGGAGCATCTGCAGCTGCTCGCCGCCCAGGATTGGCCGCAGGTGAGTGCGATGCCGTTGTTCGTGCCCAGCCCGCGTGTGGCTGAGCAGGCGCGGGAGATGGGCGCGCTGCAAGTAATCGATTGCCGGGGCGCAAGCCCTGCGGCACTAATGGAAGCGTTGAGAAGCGCCGACTAG
- the hemC gene encoding hydroxymethylbilane synthase — protein MSREIRIATRQSALALWQAEYVKARLEQAHPGLTVTLLPMTSRGDKLLDAPLAKIGGKGLFVKELETALLENEADIAVHSMKDVPMDFPEGLGLYCICEREDPRDAFVSNTYASLDDLPAGSVVGTSSLRRQAQLLASRPDLQIRFLRGNVNTRLAKLDAGEYDAIILAAAGLIRLGFEDRIRSSISVEASLPAGGQGAVGIECRTADAEIHVLLQPLHHRETALRVTAERALNKRLNGGCQVPIACYAILEGDQLWLRGLVGQPDGSQLLRAEARAPVTEAETLGVKVAEDLLGQGAEEILNAVYGEAGHP, from the coding sequence ATGTCTCGCGAAATCCGTATCGCCACGCGCCAGAGCGCCCTGGCACTCTGGCAGGCCGAATACGTCAAGGCCCGCCTGGAGCAGGCCCACCCCGGCCTGACCGTGACCCTCCTGCCGATGACCAGCCGCGGCGACAAACTGCTCGACGCGCCCCTGGCGAAAATCGGTGGCAAGGGCCTGTTCGTCAAGGAGCTGGAAACCGCCCTGCTGGAAAACGAAGCGGACATCGCCGTGCACTCCATGAAGGACGTGCCGATGGACTTCCCCGAAGGCCTGGGCCTGTACTGCATCTGCGAGCGCGAAGACCCGCGCGACGCCTTCGTCTCCAATACCTACGCCAGCCTCGACGACCTGCCCGCCGGCAGCGTGGTCGGCACCTCCAGCCTGCGCCGCCAGGCCCAGCTGCTGGCCAGCCGTCCGGACCTGCAGATCCGTTTCCTGCGCGGCAACGTCAACACCCGCCTGGCCAAGCTTGATGCTGGCGAATACGACGCCATCATCCTCGCCGCCGCCGGCCTGATCCGTCTCGGCTTCGAAGACCGCATCCGCTCCTCCATCAGCGTCGAAGCCAGCCTGCCAGCCGGCGGCCAGGGCGCGGTGGGTATCGAGTGCCGCACCGCCGATGCAGAAATCCACGTTCTGCTGCAGCCGCTGCATCACCGCGAGACCGCTCTGCGCGTTACTGCCGAGCGTGCGCTGAACAAGCGCCTCAATGGTGGCTGCCAGGTGCCCATCGCCTGTTACGCGATCCTCGAAGGCGATCAACTGTGGCTGCGCGGCCTGGTCGGCCAGCCCGACGGCAGCCAGTTGTTGCGCGCCGAAGCTCGCGCCCCTGTAACCGAAGCCGAAACCCTCGGCGTGAAGGTCGCGGAAGACCTGCTGGGCCAAGGCGCCGAGGAAATCCTCAACGCGGTCTACGGCGAGGCCGGCCACCCGTGA
- the algR gene encoding alginate biosynthesis regulator AlgR, translating to MNVLIVDDEPLARERLARLVGQLDGYRVLEPSASNGEEALTLIDSLKPDIVLLDIRMPGLDGLQVAAKLCEREAPPAVIFCTAHDEFALEAFQVSAVGYLVKPVRSEDLAEALKKASRPNRVQLAALTKPPAAGGPGPRSHISARTRKGIELIPLEDVIFFIADHKYVTLRHAGGEVLLDEPLKALEDEFGDRFVRIHRNALVSRERIERLQRTPLGHFQLYLKGLNGDALTVSRRHVAGVRRLMHNL from the coding sequence ATGAATGTCCTGATCGTCGATGACGAACCCCTGGCGCGAGAGCGCCTGGCCCGGCTGGTGGGGCAACTGGACGGCTATCGCGTCCTCGAGCCCTCCGCCAGCAACGGTGAAGAAGCGCTGACGCTGATCGACAGCCTGAAGCCGGATATCGTCCTGCTGGATATCCGCATGCCCGGCCTGGACGGGCTTCAGGTGGCCGCCAAGCTGTGCGAGCGCGAAGCCCCGCCGGCGGTGATCTTCTGTACCGCCCATGATGAATTCGCCCTGGAGGCGTTCCAGGTCAGTGCGGTCGGCTACCTGGTCAAACCGGTCCGCAGCGAGGACCTGGCCGAGGCCCTGAAGAAGGCCTCGCGGCCCAACCGCGTGCAACTGGCGGCGCTGACCAAGCCCCCGGCGGCCGGCGGCCCCGGCCCGCGCAGTCACATTAGCGCGCGGACCCGCAAGGGCATCGAGCTGATTCCGCTGGAAGACGTGATCTTCTTCATTGCCGACCACAAGTACGTGACCCTGCGCCACGCCGGCGGCGAAGTGCTGCTGGACGAGCCGCTGAAAGCCTTGGAAGACGAGTTCGGTGATCGCTTCGTGCGTATCCACCGCAACGCGCTGGTCTCCCGCGAACGTATTGAGCGCCTGCAGCGCACCCCGCTGGGACACTTCCAGCTGTACCTGAAAGGACTCAACGGCGATGCGCTGACCGTCAGCCGCCGCCATGTCGCCGGTGTCCGGCGGCTCATGCACAACCTGTAG
- a CDS encoding sensor histidine kinase, whose protein sequence is MPILTKTGDKPAPNEDFFIPELCQPEALFSLVLLAELLVLVLVLAEPMTPSFNWVRLALSSLFVQWIVLLSAGLLCQLRPFMARWPTWVSGLLSCALVVLLTLGCTWVADYFSLGGPMSRTGEVNLYLRHALIALIMSTLLLRYFYLQSQWRRQEQAELRARIESLQARIRPHFLFNSLNSIASLIEIDPGKAELAVLNLSDLFRASLAKPGTLISWGEELELARRYLSIEQFRLGDRLQMDWQVSGVPDGVPIPQLTLQPLLENSLIYGIQPRIEGGLVKVEAEYRDGVFQLCVSNPYDESTETLPTKGTKQALQNIAARLAALFGPKASLSVERRDGRHFTCLRYPCARLMQEA, encoded by the coding sequence ATGCCCATACTGACGAAGACCGGCGACAAGCCGGCGCCCAACGAAGACTTCTTCATTCCCGAACTCTGCCAGCCCGAGGCGCTGTTCAGCCTGGTGCTGCTCGCCGAGCTGCTGGTGCTCGTGCTGGTGCTCGCCGAGCCGATGACACCCAGTTTCAACTGGGTGCGCCTGGCGCTGTCCTCGCTGTTCGTGCAGTGGATCGTGCTGCTCTCGGCCGGCCTGCTGTGCCAGCTGCGACCGTTCATGGCGCGCTGGCCGACGTGGGTCTCCGGGCTGCTCAGCTGCGCGCTGGTGGTGCTGCTGACTCTGGGCTGCACCTGGGTGGCGGATTATTTCTCCCTCGGCGGCCCCATGTCGCGCACCGGCGAAGTCAATCTCTACCTGCGACACGCATTGATTGCGCTCATCATGTCCACGCTGTTGCTACGCTACTTTTATCTCCAGAGCCAATGGCGGCGGCAGGAACAGGCCGAGCTGCGGGCGCGGATCGAGTCGCTGCAGGCGCGCATCCGTCCGCACTTCCTGTTCAACAGCCTCAACAGTATCGCCAGCCTGATCGAGATCGATCCGGGCAAGGCCGAGCTGGCGGTGCTGAATCTTTCGGATCTTTTTCGCGCCAGCCTGGCCAAACCTGGAACATTAATTTCCTGGGGAGAGGAACTTGAGCTGGCCAGACGCTATCTTTCCATTGAGCAGTTCCGTCTTGGCGACCGGTTGCAGATGGACTGGCAGGTGAGCGGCGTGCCCGATGGCGTGCCGATTCCCCAGCTGACGCTGCAGCCGTTGCTCGAGAACTCATTGATTTATGGCATCCAGCCGCGCATCGAAGGCGGGCTGGTGAAAGTTGAGGCGGAATACCGTGACGGTGTGTTCCAGCTCTGCGTGAGCAACCCGTACGACGAATCGACCGAGACGCTGCCCACGAAGGGGACCAAGCAGGCCCTGCAAAATATTGCAGCGCGACTTGCGGCACTTTTCGGGCCAAAAGCTAGTCTCAGCGTCGAGCGCCGTGACGGACGGCACTTCACCTGTCTACGCTATCCATGTGCGCGTCTCATGCAGGAAGCCTGA
- the argH gene encoding argininosuccinate lyase, with protein MSVEKTNQSWGGRFSEPVDAFVARFTASVDFDKRLYRHDIMGSMAHATMLAKVGVLTDAERDTIIDGLKQIQGEIEAGTFDWRVDLEDVHMNIEARLTDRIGITGKKLHTGRSRNDQVATDIRLWLRDEIDLILAEITRLQQGLLGLADAEADTIMPGFTHLQTAQPVTFGHHLLAWFEMLSRDYERLVDCRKRANRMPLGSAALAGTTYPIDRTITCELLGFEAISGNSLDGVSDRDFAIEFCAAAAVAMMHLSRFSEELVLWTSAQFQFIDLPDRFCTGSSIMPQKKNPDVPELVRGKSGRVFGHLAGLLTLMKGQPLAYNKDNQEDKEPLFDAADTLRDSLRAFADMVPAIKPKREIMREAARRGFSTATDLADYLVRRGLPFRDCHEIVGHAVKYGVDSSKDLAEMSLDELRQFSDQIDDDVFAVLTLEGSVNARDHIGGTAPNQVRAAVVRGKELLASR; from the coding sequence ATGAGCGTAGAGAAGACCAACCAGTCCTGGGGCGGCCGCTTCAGCGAGCCCGTCGATGCCTTTGTCGCCCGCTTCACCGCTTCCGTCGACTTCGACAAGCGCCTCTACCGCCACGACATCATGGGCTCCATGGCCCACGCCACGATGCTGGCCAAGGTCGGCGTGCTGACCGACGCCGAGCGCGACACCATCATCGACGGTCTGAAGCAGATCCAGGGCGAGATCGAGGCCGGCACCTTCGACTGGCGCGTCGACCTGGAAGACGTGCACATGAACATCGAAGCGCGCCTGACCGACCGCATCGGCATTACTGGCAAAAAGCTGCACACCGGCCGTTCGCGCAACGACCAGGTCGCTACCGACATCCGCCTGTGGCTGCGTGACGAGATCGACCTGATTCTCGCCGAGATCACCCGCCTGCAACAGGGCCTGCTGGGCCTGGCGGATGCCGAAGCCGACACCATCATGCCCGGCTTCACCCACCTGCAGACCGCCCAGCCGGTGACCTTCGGCCACCATCTGCTGGCCTGGTTCGAAATGCTCAGCCGCGACTACGAGCGCCTGGTGGACTGCCGCAAGCGCGCCAACCGCATGCCCCTGGGCAGCGCCGCGCTTGCCGGCACCACCTACCCGATCGACCGAACCATCACCTGCGAACTGCTGGGATTCGAAGCGATCTCCGGCAACTCGCTGGACGGCGTCTCCGACCGTGACTTCGCCATCGAGTTCTGCGCCGCGGCCGCCGTGGCGATGATGCACCTGTCGCGCTTCTCCGAAGAGCTGGTGCTCTGGACCAGCGCCCAGTTCCAGTTCATCGACCTACCCGACCGCTTCTGCACCGGCTCCTCGATCATGCCGCAGAAGAAGAACCCGGACGTTCCGGAGCTGGTGCGCGGCAAATCCGGCCGCGTGTTCGGCCATCTCGCCGGCCTGCTGACCCTGATGAAGGGCCAGCCGCTGGCGTACAACAAGGACAACCAGGAAGACAAGGAACCGCTGTTCGACGCCGCAGATACCCTGCGCGACAGCCTGCGCGCCTTTGCCGACATGGTTCCGGCGATCAAGCCCAAGCGCGAGATCATGCGCGAAGCGGCCCGCCGTGGCTTCTCCACCGCCACCGACCTCGCCGACTACCTGGTCCGCCGCGGCCTGCCGTTCCGCGATTGCCACGAGATCGTTGGCCACGCCGTGAAGTACGGCGTGGACAGCAGCAAGGACCTGGCCGAGATGAGCCTGGACGAGCTGCGCCAGTTCAGTGACCAGATCGACGACGACGTGTTCGCCGTGCTGACCCTGGAAGGCTCGGTGAATGCCCGCGACCACATCGGCGGCACCGCACCGAACCAGGTTCGTGCCGCTGTCGTCCGCGGCAAGGAATTGCTGGCTTCGCGCTGA
- a CDS encoding HDOD domain-containing protein, translating to MSVSPGVLVAASDPWSRELLGQLVLSVRCDANVEFCEDGDTAIEACRRHPFALILAERELPGSDGLELLRHVRMRRRGPVAQPFILISSKADAASVRAALPLAPTAYLVKPFNAENLRERLRSLLLAPGENVVCELPTLEQSLSLERFLQTERDATEGAPLMGEVGAAVNRCMEASDINLEMLEQEFGHDPQITACLISAANSAARHVGMPCQTLMQALSRLGVAQALNLMLAVALQRAATLADPLLKERAELFWELSRHTADGAFALAESLGADADRCFTAGLLHCLGDLALLRSLQDWHSAGGALSAVEVEKSLKEHGASFGSALRTRWRLPLELRNLIAAAYAIDNGVFSREALIVNLASSAARLPESELPTLTEHKAARMLRLTPAQLGFLGRS from the coding sequence ATGAGCGTTTCTCCCGGCGTGCTGGTGGCTGCCAGCGATCCCTGGAGCCGCGAGCTGCTCGGCCAACTGGTGCTGAGCGTGCGCTGCGACGCGAACGTCGAATTCTGCGAAGACGGCGACACGGCCATCGAGGCCTGTCGCCGTCATCCCTTCGCCCTGATCCTGGCCGAGCGCGAGCTGCCCGGCAGCGACGGGCTGGAGCTGCTGCGTCATGTGCGCATGCGCCGCCGCGGACCGGTCGCCCAACCTTTCATCCTGATCAGCTCCAAGGCCGATGCCGCCAGTGTGCGCGCTGCCTTGCCGCTGGCGCCTACGGCCTACCTGGTCAAACCGTTCAACGCCGAGAACCTGCGCGAGCGGCTGCGCTCGCTGCTGCTGGCGCCGGGCGAGAACGTCGTCTGCGAGTTGCCCACGCTGGAGCAGAGCCTGTCGCTGGAGCGCTTCCTGCAAACCGAACGCGACGCCACCGAGGGCGCCCCGCTGATGGGTGAGGTCGGTGCAGCGGTGAATCGCTGCATGGAAGCCAGTGACATCAACCTGGAAATGCTCGAACAGGAGTTCGGCCATGATCCGCAGATCACCGCGTGCCTGATCTCCGCCGCCAACAGCGCCGCGCGACACGTCGGCATGCCCTGCCAGACGCTGATGCAGGCGCTGTCGCGCCTGGGTGTAGCGCAGGCGTTGAACCTGATGCTGGCAGTGGCGCTGCAGCGCGCCGCAACGCTGGCCGACCCGCTGCTGAAAGAGCGCGCCGAGCTCTTCTGGGAACTGTCGCGGCACACCGCCGATGGCGCTTTCGCCCTGGCTGAGTCCCTGGGTGCCGATGCCGACCGCTGCTTCACCGCCGGGCTGTTGCACTGCCTGGGGGACCTCGCGCTGCTGCGCAGCCTGCAGGACTGGCACAGCGCCGGCGGCGCGCTGAGCGCGGTGGAGGTGGAGAAGTCCCTGAAGGAGCACGGCGCGAGCTTCGGCTCCGCCCTGCGCACCCGCTGGCGCCTGCCATTGGAACTGCGCAACCTGATCGCCGCTGCCTACGCCATCGACAACGGTGTGTTCAGCCGCGAGGCGCTGATCGTCAACCTGGCTTCCAGCGCAGCGCGCCTGCCGGAGAGCGAATTGCCGACCCTGACCGAACACAAGGCTGCGCGGATGTTGCGGCTGACGCCAGCGCAGCTGGGCTTTCTAGGCAGAAGCTGA
- the gabT gene encoding 4-aminobutyrate--2-oxoglutarate transaminase, producing the protein MSKTNESLLQRRQAAVPRGVGQIHPVVAERAENSTVWDVEGREYIDFAGGIAVLNTGHLHPKVVAAVQEQLTKLTHTCFQVLAYEPYIELAEEIAKRVPGNFPKKTLLVTSGSEAVENAVKIARAATGRAGVIAFTGAYHGRTMMTLGLTGKVVPYSAGMGLMPGGIFRALAPCELHGVSEDESIASIERIFKNDAQPRDIAAIIIEPVQGEGGFYVNSKAFMQRLRALCDEHGILLIADEVQTGAGRTGTFFATEQLGIVPDLTTFAKSVGGGFPISGVSGKAEIMDAIAPGGLGGTYAGSPIACAAALAVLKVFDEEKLLERSQAVGESLKAGLRDIQAKHKVIGDVRGLGSMIAIELFEGGDHNKPAAELVSKIVVRAREKGLILLSCGTYYNVIRFLMPVTIPDAQLEKGLAILAECFDELA; encoded by the coding sequence ATGAGCAAAACCAACGAATCCCTGCTGCAACGTCGTCAGGCCGCCGTACCGCGCGGTGTAGGCCAGATCCACCCGGTCGTCGCCGAGCGCGCCGAGAACTCCACCGTGTGGGACGTCGAAGGTCGTGAGTACATCGACTTCGCCGGCGGCATTGCCGTACTGAACACCGGCCACCTGCACCCGAAAGTGGTTGCCGCCGTTCAGGAACAACTGACCAAGCTGACCCACACCTGCTTCCAGGTGCTGGCGTACGAGCCCTACATCGAGCTGGCCGAAGAAATCGCCAAGCGCGTTCCGGGCAACTTCCCGAAGAAGACCCTGCTGGTCACCTCCGGCTCCGAAGCTGTTGAGAACGCCGTCAAGATCGCCCGTGCCGCCACCGGCCGCGCTGGCGTGATCGCCTTCACCGGCGCCTACCACGGCCGTACCATGATGACCCTGGGCCTGACCGGCAAGGTCGTTCCGTACTCCGCTGGCATGGGCCTGATGCCGGGCGGCATCTTCCGTGCCCTGGCTCCGTGCGAACTGCACGGCGTGAGCGAAGACGAGTCCATCGCCAGCATCGAGCGCATCTTCAAGAACGACGCTCAGCCGCGCGACATCGCTGCCATCATCATCGAGCCGGTTCAGGGCGAAGGTGGCTTCTACGTCAACTCCAAGGCCTTCATGCAGCGCCTGCGCGCCCTGTGCGACGAGCACGGCATCCTGCTGATCGCTGACGAAGTGCAGACCGGCGCTGGTCGTACCGGCACCTTCTTCGCCACCGAGCAACTGGGCATCGTTCCGGACCTGACCACCTTCGCCAAGTCCGTTGGCGGTGGTTTCCCGATCTCCGGTGTTTCCGGTAAAGCCGAAATCATGGACGCCATCGCTCCGGGCGGCCTGGGCGGCACCTACGCCGGTAGCCCGATCGCTTGCGCCGCTGCTCTGGCCGTGCTGAAAGTGTTCGACGAAGAGAAACTGCTGGAGCGTTCGCAAGCCGTTGGCGAAAGCCTGAAAGCTGGTCTGCGCGACATCCAGGCCAAGCACAAGGTAATCGGCGACGTTCGTGGCCTGGGTTCGATGATCGCCATCGAGCTGTTCGAAGGCGGCGATCACAACAAGCCGGCCGCTGAACTGGTCAGCAAGATCGTGGTTCGTGCCCGTGAGAAGGGTCTGATCCTGCTCTCCTGCGGTACCTACTACAACGTGATCCGCTTCCTGATGCCCGTCACCATCCCTGACGCACAACTGGAAAAAGGCCTGGCCATCCTGGCCGAGTGCTTCGACGAACTGGCCTGA
- the gabD gene encoding NADP-dependent succinate-semialdehyde dehydrogenase: protein MQLNDAKLFRQQAYIDGSWVDADNGKTINVNNPATNEIIGTVPKMGADETRRAIEAADKALPAWRALTAKERANKLRKWFDLMIANQDDLARLMTIEQGKPLAEAKGEIAYAASFLEWFGEEAKRIYGDTIPGHQPDKRIIVIKQPIGVTAAITPWNFPSAMITRKAGPALAAGCTMVLKPASQTPYSALALAELAERAGIPKGVFSVVTGSAGEVGGELTSNPIVRKLTFTGSTEIGRQLMAECAKDIKKVSLELGGNAPFIVFDDADLDAAVEGALISKYRNNGQTCVCANRLYVQDGVYDAFVEKLKAAVAKLNIGNGLEQGVTTGPLIDSKAVAKVEEHIADAVSKGAKVLTGGKPHSLGGTFFEPTILVDVPKSALVSKDETFGPLAPVFRFKDEAEVIAMSNDTEFGLASYFYARDLARVFRVAEQLEYGMVGINTGLISNEVAPFGGIKASGLGREGSKYGIEDYLEIKYLCLGGI, encoded by the coding sequence ATGCAACTCAATGATGCCAAGCTGTTCCGCCAACAGGCTTACATTGACGGTTCCTGGGTCGATGCCGATAACGGCAAGACCATCAACGTGAACAACCCGGCCACCAACGAGATCATCGGCACCGTGCCGAAGATGGGCGCCGACGAAACCCGTCGCGCCATCGAAGCCGCCGACAAGGCCCTGCCGGCCTGGCGTGCGCTGACCGCCAAGGAGCGCGCCAACAAGCTGCGCAAGTGGTTTGACCTGATGATCGCCAACCAGGACGACCTGGCTCGCCTGATGACCATCGAGCAGGGCAAGCCGCTGGCCGAGGCCAAGGGCGAGATCGCCTACGCCGCCTCCTTCCTCGAGTGGTTCGGCGAAGAAGCCAAGCGCATCTACGGCGACACCATTCCGGGCCACCAGCCCGACAAGCGCATCATCGTGATCAAGCAGCCGATCGGTGTAACCGCGGCCATCACCCCGTGGAACTTCCCGTCCGCGATGATCACCCGTAAAGCCGGCCCGGCCCTGGCCGCTGGCTGCACCATGGTGCTCAAGCCTGCTTCGCAGACTCCGTACTCCGCCCTGGCCCTGGCCGAGCTGGCCGAGCGCGCCGGCATTCCGAAAGGCGTGTTCAGCGTGGTTACCGGCAGCGCAGGCGAAGTCGGCGGCGAGCTGACCAGCAACCCGATCGTGCGCAAGCTGACCTTCACCGGCTCCACCGAGATCGGTCGCCAGCTGATGGCCGAGTGCGCCAAGGACATCAAGAAAGTGTCCCTGGAGCTGGGCGGCAACGCTCCGTTCATCGTGTTCGACGATGCCGACCTGGATGCCGCCGTCGAAGGCGCGCTGATCTCCAAGTACCGCAACAACGGCCAGACCTGCGTCTGCGCCAACCGCCTGTACGTTCAGGACGGCGTGTACGACGCCTTCGTCGAGAAGCTGAAGGCCGCCGTGGCCAAGCTGAACATCGGCAACGGCCTGGAGCAGGGCGTCACCACCGGCCCGCTGATCGATTCCAAGGCTGTTGCCAAGGTCGAAGAGCACATCGCCGACGCCGTTTCCAAGGGCGCCAAAGTCCTCACTGGCGGCAAGCCGCACAGCCTGGGCGGCACCTTCTTCGAGCCGACCATCCTGGTCGACGTGCCCAAGAGCGCCCTGGTGTCCAAGGACGAAACCTTCGGCCCGCTGGCGCCGGTGTTCCGCTTCAAGGACGAGGCCGAAGTCATCGCCATGTCCAACGACACCGAGTTCGGCCTGGCTTCGTACTTCTACGCCCGCGACCTGGCCCGCGTGTTCCGCGTCGCCGAGCAGCTGGAATACGGCATGGTGGGTATCAACACCGGCCTGATCTCCAACGAAGTGGCGCCGTTCGGCGGCATCAAGGCCTCGGGCCTTGGCCGCGAAGGTTCGAAGTACGGTATCGAGGACTACCTCGAGATCAAGTACCTCTGCCTCGGCGGTATCTGA
- a CDS encoding CBS domain-containing protein, whose amino-acid sequence MKTVAQLLNAKADQQVYTIAPDAMVVDALRLMAEKNLGGLPVVEANQLVGFFSERDYARRLALKGRNSEDTPISAVMTAPVITVDTHLNVDKCMGIMTERHLRHLPVVENGELLGLLSIGDLVKAAIAEQAELIQQLEQYIRGE is encoded by the coding sequence ATGAAGACTGTGGCTCAGCTGTTGAATGCCAAGGCGGACCAGCAGGTTTACACCATCGCCCCGGACGCGATGGTGGTCGACGCATTGCGCCTGATGGCGGAGAAGAACCTCGGCGGCCTGCCGGTGGTGGAGGCCAACCAGCTGGTCGGCTTCTTCAGTGAGCGCGATTACGCCCGGCGCCTGGCGCTCAAGGGGCGCAACTCGGAAGACACGCCGATCAGCGCGGTGATGACCGCGCCGGTGATCACCGTGGACACCCACCTGAACGTCGACAAGTGCATGGGCATCATGACCGAGCGCCACCTGCGCCACCTGCCGGTGGTGGAGAACGGCGAGCTGCTCGGGCTGCTGTCCATCGGCGACCTGGTGAAGGCTGCCATCGCCGAACAGGCCGAGCTGATCCAGCAGCTGGAGCAGTACATTCGCGGCGAGTGA
- a CDS encoding metallophosphoesterase: protein MNTLLPEQPLQRFARNLRGRDFVVGDVHGHFELLQRLLDQVGFEPSADRLFGAGDLVDRGPYSPQVLDWLAKPWFASVRGNHEQLVIDVVLAGDDRDLHFRNGGAWLYKLTPVTRERIARRLQQLPLVIEVELDEDRRVGIVHAEAPVSPAFPDWDSGVAALAGELGETARRNAVGLAMWARTRIEKEDAAAIEGLERLYVGHTAQKAVRPLGNTHYIDTGSGYADGCLSIVDMHSGEVETAAAR, encoded by the coding sequence ATGAACACGCTCTTGCCGGAGCAACCCCTGCAACGTTTTGCGCGCAACCTGCGCGGCCGCGACTTCGTGGTCGGGGATGTGCACGGCCATTTCGAACTGTTGCAGCGTCTGCTTGATCAGGTCGGGTTCGAGCCGTCCGCCGACCGCCTGTTCGGCGCCGGCGACCTTGTGGACCGCGGTCCCTATTCGCCGCAGGTGCTGGACTGGCTCGCCAAGCCCTGGTTTGCCTCGGTGCGCGGCAACCATGAGCAACTGGTGATCGACGTGGTGCTCGCCGGCGATGACCGCGACCTGCACTTTCGCAACGGTGGCGCCTGGCTCTACAAGCTCACGCCGGTGACTCGCGAGCGCATCGCGCGGCGGTTGCAGCAGTTGCCGCTGGTGATCGAAGTCGAGTTGGACGAAGACCGCCGCGTTGGCATCGTGCATGCCGAGGCGCCGGTCTCCCCGGCATTTCCGGATTGGGACAGCGGCGTCGCCGCGCTGGCTGGCGAGCTGGGAGAGACCGCCCGGCGCAACGCCGTCGGCCTGGCGATGTGGGCTCGTACACGGATCGAGAAGGAAGATGCCGCGGCGATCGAAGGCCTGGAGCGTCTCTATGTGGGGCATACCGCGCAGAAGGCGGTCCGTCCCCTGGGCAACACCCACTACATTGACACGGGCAGCGGCTATGCCGACGGTTGCCTGAGCATCGTCGACATGCACAGTGGCGAGGTGGAAACGGCGGCCGCGCGCTGA